In Candidatus Scalindua japonica, the genomic stretch AACGCAGAATGGATAGTATCTATAACGGGCTTTCTCATTTAGATCCCGACACTGAAATAGTCCTGATACATGATGCTGTGAGGCCGTTGGTTAAATCAGGTGAAATTGAGGCTGTTATTAAAAGTGCGGAGGAAAAAGGCGCTGCCATTCTTGCAAGCCCTATGAAGTTGACTGTGAAACAAGTCAACTCAAATCTTGAAATCATTAAAACCATCCCCCGGCATGATCTATGGATGGCACAAACACCTCAAGGCTTTAAAAGAGATCTGCTGGTTAATGCTTATGATGGGGTTAAGGGTACAAATGAAGAATTTACCGATGACGCGGAGGTGGTTGAAAAAGCCGGGCATACAGTAGGGATTGTTTCAGGGAGCTATGATAATATTAAAATCACAACACGCGAGGATTTAAAGCTGGCAGAATCACTGTTGGTAAAATGTTAAAGAACATTTTTGTACTCAAGGATTCAAAAAAAAATAACAGGCATATTGAACACCAACCGCTTGACTTGACCCAGCCTCATGTCTGATATTGGCGGCTCCTGCCCCTTATAATAATCCTCTTTTTATATAACCGAAGTTCGACAAATTATTCTCAAAAAAGGGCAAATCAAGCAAAAAACAGTAGAAATCTGTTGTAAGTTCTTTGTTTGTATGCCTGAGAGATGCTGACGTCTATTTCAATCAGGAAAATGACTATTTGCGCAAAGGACAGTATGATCTGGCAATCAGTAATTATTGCAAGCAAGGAAAATATTGTTCGGGGATGCTGGCTTGACAAACGAGGTATTTCGAAAACTATTATAGGTACTATGCTAAAAAAGAGTGGCCTTTTCAGATTAAAATTCTTTCAATAATTTCTTTTTTTTGTAGTCGTAATCTTCGTCAGTTATGAAACCTTCATCCCTCAATTCCAGATATACGGCCAAGATATCTTTAATATTCTTTTTCTTTTCACCGTCATCATGCTCTTCCAGCAGGTCTCTTTTCTTATGATCGTAATCGGTATCACTGATAAATCCGGCCTCTTTCAGCTTGCGAAGATCATTAAATTTATCTTTTATACTCTTTTCCTGTTTCTGGCCAAGGATCAATGCCTTTCTGAGTTCATAGTCTTTTCTGGTAATAAGTCCGGAAGATTCCAGTTCTTTCAGCTCGAGAAGCTGGTCTTTAATACTCATTCTTGGTAGTACCACTTGAGTGGGGCTATTTGAAATGGTTTCACCGGGATTAGCTACTTCTGGCTCTTCAGTAAGTGTTGCTTTTTTCCCATAGTCTTCTTTTTTTACAAAAGCATCTTCCTTTAAATCTATAATTAACCAATTTTCATGCCCTTTCCTAAATTTCTGGTCAGGACGCGGAATTAATCGCCAGAATGGGTTTTTCCTTATACTGAAAGGATCAATAAATGTAGTTTCATTTCTATTTAATATTATTGTATCATCTGAATTTTTATCTTCCAGCTCTTCATAATGTATTCTTGAGAACACAACATTTAATTTATCCTTAATGATGAATAATCCGAAAATGGTGTATAATTCCGATTTCATGAAACGTTTCCCTTTAGTGTAGTTTGAACAAACTAATATGTATTGCGATGGAGATGCCTTTGTAAAAGCATCTGTTATGTGGGGTGCTAAATTCAATAATTCACTCTCCAGAAACACATTCTTTTCTTTACTTAAACCGGTAAGGGCTTTTTCTTTAAAATAAATAGATGCAAGGGCGCTTGACAACGTATCTTTGTTCAAATATTTGGGATGTTCAAGAAATGTCTTTGCAGAGCCCTTAGTACTTTTTACTTCTTCAAGCCTTATATACGTCTTGCCTTGATTATATAAATTGTCGCTCTGGCCTTTAACTTGATTATCCTTGATAAAAGAATTCAAATCCAGATTTGTGCAGCCAATTGTTATAGATAAAACAAAAAATAATAAAATATGTTTAAAACTCATTCAAAAGGTCCTTTTTTTTCAATTCATAATCTTCTTCTGAAATTAATCCTTCATCACTGAGTACTTTTAATTCTCTCAGTTTGTCTCTTACATCTTGATATTTCTGCTTCTCTTCAATGAAGTTATTGCTGGTCCTTACCTTTCTTTCAATAGATCTTGTTCGACCACCTGTCTGAAGAGAATTTTCATTTACCTTATCAACTGCCTCACCACGACCGGTGACACCATACAAATTACTACTCAAATCTATAATGAGCCAGTTTTGATGTCCCGGCGCAAACCGTTGTCCTTCCATCGGAATAAGGTTCCAGCGACCACTCCTCTTAACTTCAAACGGGTCCTTAAACTTACTCTTATTACTTTTTCTAAATGACCTTCCATCAGATATACTTTTTTTATTTAGAATATCGCTAAATACAATGTTGAGCTCGTTATTTGAAATAAACATACTAAAATAACTTTGAGCATCAGCCAAAAGTACCTTGTCAGAAGTAGAAAAAACTAAAATATCCTGAGAATCATTGGCCATTGAAAACGCACTAATGATTGGAGGTATAATATTCTGTAGCTCTTCCTTTTTATATAATTGCTTTTTCCCTTTGCTACCCAAAATTATTGATTTCTGTGTATAATAAATGGACGAAAGGATATTCGCCAGCCCACCTCCTGTAAAATAATAGGGATGATTATAGTTTTTCTTTATCACATCTCCGTTTTCATCAATTTCTTCCCGTATCTCGACAGAAGCATTATGATCATCGACCGTTGCACCTACTATATTACTTTTTTTATAAGTCTTTTTATTAAATGAATTAAATGTGTCGCAGCCAAATACAAGAGAGAGCAACAGAAGTAAAGGTATAAATTTAAATGAAAAATATTGTTTCATAGAATTAAGTCCTAACAAAATTTATCAATTGCTTCTGCCAGAGAAGAGACCTCGGCCATTTTAAGAGATTCTGTTTTTGAAGAGTTTTTGGAATTATCTTTTGGAATTATCGCATTTTCAAACCCAAGTCTGGCCGCTTCTTTTATCCTGCTATCAAATTGACTCACTCCTCTTACTTCGCCGCCTAAGCCCAACTCACCTATTATGATAGTGTTACCGGGTATTGTTACATCCTTATAACTGGATGCGATTGCGATTGCAATTGCAAGATCTGCCGCCGGTTCATCTATTTTTACACCGCCAACAACATTTACAAAGATATCATATCCTCCCAGAAGAAGCCCCGTTCTTTTTTCCAACACTGCTATAATCATAGTCACTCGATTATGATCAACGCCGGTTACTTTACGTCCCGGCATTCCAAAGCTCGACCTGGTTACCAATGCCTGTACTTCTACTAGCAGAGCCCTTGTGCCTTCAATACATGAAATGATTACAGCGCCTGAGCTTAAGCTATGCGTTCTTGAGAGGAATATCTCTGAAGGGTCTTTAACTTCTCGAAGCCCATTCTTACACATCTCGAAGATCCCTATTTCATTTGTTGACCCATAGCGATTTTTCACAGCTCTGAGTACTCTGAACGACATAAATTTTTCGCCTTCAAAGTACAATACTGTATCAACTAAGTGCTCCAAAACCTTGGGCCCGGCAATCATCCCTTCTTTGGTAACATGTCCAACCAGAAAAATAGATGAATCCGTTTTTTTTGATATTTGTATCAGTTCATTAGCACATTGTCTGACTTGCGAAACTGTTCCCGGTGATGATTCAAGGTCTGGCTTGAACACAGCTTGCACTGAGTCGATTATAACGAGCTTGGGTTTGAATTTTCTGATGTGTTCAAGAATAACATTTAAATTGTTTTCTGCAACCAAAAAAATATTATTCGATGTGACATTGAGCCTGTCCGCACGCAATTTTATCTGCGCGGTTGATTCTTCTCCTGTTACGTACAAAGACAGGTAGTCCTGTTCACTGAATTTCTGGCATACTTGTAATAAGAGCGTTGATTTCCCAATTCCCGGTGTACCGCCTATCAAAATTGCGGAACCCGCGACAATACCACCACCAAGAATCCTATCAAACTCTTCGATGTAAGTATGAGTTCTGAGCTTACTAACCGACTTTATATCTGAAATAGAGACGGGGTTTTCAATATCATATTCCGGAAGGGGGTGTGTAAATGCAGATTCATTTATCTCTTCTGTCATTGAATCCCACTCTTCACAACCAGAGCATCGACCTACCCACTTATTCGTTTTCCATCCACATTGCCTGCAGACAAAAATAGTACTGAATTTTGCCATAGTATGAAGCTAAAAAACAATAAAAAAGGGGCTTGGCAGCCCCTTTTTTATACCCAATTTGCGCAATTAGTATTGATTATTTACTGTCTAAACCACTTGCAACTAACTCTTCCTTAACCGTCACTTCCTCAAAAAGCAATTCATTTTCACCTAATTTAACCTCTATAGAATCACCATCTTTAAACTTACCTTTTAAGATTTCTTCAGAGAGAGGGTCTTCTATTAAACGTTCTATGGATCGATGTAGTGGTCTTGCTCCATAATTTGGTTTATGGCTTTTGTCAATAAGGAAATCAGATGCTTCCTGCGTTATTGTAAGAGTTATGTTATAGTTATCAAGCCTTGAACGTATGCTTTCTAATTCAATTGCGACAATCTTTCTCAAATCCTCTTTTGCAAGATCTTTAAATACTGCGATATCGTTTATCCTGTTAATAAACTCCGGGCGGAAATGCTTTTCAACCGCTTCTAAAAGTTGCTCTCGAACCGCTTCATAAGATTGTTCACCGGTTGCATTTTTGAATCCAAGTGACGATGTGTTTTTAATTATATCACTACCAATGTTTGAAGTCATAATTATGATTACGTTTCTAAAATCAATATGACGCCCAAAGCTGTCTGTTAATTTGCCTTCCTCCATAACCTGTAACAACATGTTAAACACATCTGAATGGGCCTTTTCTATTTCGTCCAGAAGCACCACCGCATAAGGTCGTCTTCTAATTTTCTCAGTTAACTGCCCTCCCTCTTCAAAGCCGACATAACCCGGAGGTGCGCCTATCAATCGTGATACATTATGTTTCTCCATGTACTCGGACATGTCTATTTGAATCAGCGACTCTTCTTCTCCAAACAAAGATTTAGCCAATGCTTTTGAAAGCAGAGTTTTACCAACTCCAGATGGTCCTATGAAGATAAAGCTGGCGCTTGGTCTGTTTGGGTTCTGTAAACCTGCCCTTGACCTTCTCACTGCCTTTGCTACTGCTGTTATAGCATTCTCCTGTCCAATTACCGTTTTTCGAAGTTCTTCCTCAAGATTAAGCAATTTCTTTGCTTCTTTAGCCTCCATACGTTTGAGAGGTATGCCAGTCATAGTTGAGACGACTTCTGTAATTATAGCCTCATCTACCGTACCGTCTACCTCCGTAGAATTTTCACGCCACTCTTTTTCTACGTCACTTTTTTTCTTTTTCAATTTGTCTGCTTTATCTCGAAGCTTCGCTGCTCTTTCAAAATCTTGTAATGCCACAGATTCATCCTTCTGCTTCTCCAAATCTCCAATCTCTTTTTCTATATGCCTTAAATCCGGAGGATGTGTAGTTGCCTTCAATCTTACACGAGCGCCTGCTTCATCGATAACATCGATTGCTTTATCAGGCAGGAACCTTCCTGTAATATACCTTGTAGCATATTCTGTTGCTATTTTTATTGCCTCATCTGTTATTTGGACCTTATGGTGTGCTTCATACCTGTCCTTTAAACCTTTTAATATTTCAACGGTTTCTTCTTTCGAAGGAGGCTCGACAACTACCGTCTGAAATCTTCTTTCGAGCGCACCGTCTTTCTCAATATATTTCCTGTATTCATCGAGAGTGGTTGCACCGATACACTGTATCTCTCCTCTGGAAAGGGCCGGCTTCAGGACATTAGACGCGTCAATCGCTCCTTCCGCCCCTCCTGCACCGACAAGTGTATGAAGTTCGTCTATAAAAAGAATTATGTTTTTAGCTCTGCGGACCTCTCCCATTACGGCTTTAATTCTCTCTTCAAATTGACCGCGGTATTTTGTTCCCGCAACCATCATTGCCAAATCCAGGGCAACTATTCTTTTTTCACGCAAAAGCTCCGGGACCGCTCCGCTTATCACTGCTTGCGCTAATCCTTCTACTATGGCCGTTTTTCCTACTCCGGCCTCACCTATTAAAACCGGGTTATTTTTTGTTCGACGACTTAATACCTGTATCAAACGTTCGATAATAGACTGCCTGCCAATAACGGGGTCTAATGTCTGTTCCTTCGCCTGCAAGGTCAGATCACGACCGAAGGAATCAAGTGCAGGCGTCTTTGACTTGCCTTTTTTTTCATCTTTTTCTTTAGTGCCCTGTGTTGTTTCAGTCCCGAGAAGCTCAATTACTTCTTCCCTGACACCTTCCAGTTTTACGCCTAGATTCAGTAAAACCTGCGCCGCGACACCTTCGCGTTCCCTGAGTAGTCCAAGTAGTTGATGTTCTGTCCCTATGTAGTTATGCCCCATAGTTTTTGCCTCTTCCATAGCGTATTCTAACACCTTCTTTACCCTTGGAGTAAAAGGCAACTGACCAACAGAAACAAGATCGGGCCCTGCCTGGACTATCTTTTCGACCTCCATACGTATCTTTTTCAA encodes the following:
- a CDS encoding SHOCT domain-containing protein; translation: MSFKHILLFFVLSITIGCTNLDLNSFIKDNQVKGQSDNLYNQGKTYIRLEEVKSTKGSAKTFLEHPKYLNKDTLSSALASIYFKEKALTGLSKEKNVFLESELLNLAPHITDAFTKASPSQYILVCSNYTKGKRFMKSELYTIFGLFIIKDKLNVVFSRIHYEELEDKNSDDTIILNRNETTFIDPFSIRKNPFWRLIPRPDQKFRKGHENWLIIDLKEDAFVKKEDYGKKATLTEEPEVANPGETISNSPTQVVLPRMSIKDQLLELKELESSGLITRKDYELRKALILGQKQEKSIKDKFNDLRKLKEAGFISDTDYDHKKRDLLEEHDDGEKKKNIKDILAVYLELRDEGFITDEDYDYKKKKLLKEF
- a CDS encoding ATP-dependent Clp protease ATP-binding subunit, producing the protein MFDKFTDRARKVMALAREEAKRFNHEYIGTEHILLGLVKEGSGVAANVLQNLDIDLKKIRMEVEKIVQAGPDLVSVGQLPFTPRVKKVLEYAMEEAKTMGHNYIGTEHQLLGLLREREGVAAQVLLNLGVKLEGVREEVIELLGTETTQGTKEKDEKKGKSKTPALDSFGRDLTLQAKEQTLDPVIGRQSIIERLIQVLSRRTKNNPVLIGEAGVGKTAIVEGLAQAVISGAVPELLREKRIVALDLAMMVAGTKYRGQFEERIKAVMGEVRRAKNIILFIDELHTLVGAGGAEGAIDASNVLKPALSRGEIQCIGATTLDEYRKYIEKDGALERRFQTVVVEPPSKEETVEILKGLKDRYEAHHKVQITDEAIKIATEYATRYITGRFLPDKAIDVIDEAGARVRLKATTHPPDLRHIEKEIGDLEKQKDESVALQDFERAAKLRDKADKLKKKKSDVEKEWRENSTEVDGTVDEAIITEVVSTMTGIPLKRMEAKEAKKLLNLEEELRKTVIGQENAITAVAKAVRRSRAGLQNPNRPSASFIFIGPSGVGKTLLSKALAKSLFGEEESLIQIDMSEYMEKHNVSRLIGAPPGYVGFEEGGQLTEKIRRRPYAVVLLDEIEKAHSDVFNMLLQVMEEGKLTDSFGRHIDFRNVIIIMTSNIGSDIIKNTSSLGFKNATGEQSYEAVREQLLEAVEKHFRPEFINRINDIAVFKDLAKEDLRKIVAIELESIRSRLDNYNITLTITQEASDFLIDKSHKPNYGARPLHRSIERLIEDPLSEEILKGKFKDGDSIEVKLGENELLFEEVTVKEELVASGLDSK
- a CDS encoding SHOCT domain-containing protein; its protein translation is MKQYFSFKFIPLLLLLSLVFGCDTFNSFNKKTYKKSNIVGATVDDHNASVEIREEIDENGDVIKKNYNHPYYFTGGGLANILSSIYYTQKSIILGSKGKKQLYKKEELQNIIPPIISAFSMANDSQDILVFSTSDKVLLADAQSYFSMFISNNELNIVFSDILNKKSISDGRSFRKSNKSKFKDPFEVKRSGRWNLIPMEGQRFAPGHQNWLIIDLSSNLYGVTGRGEAVDKVNENSLQTGGRTRSIERKVRTSNNFIEEKQKYQDVRDKLRELKVLSDEGLISEEDYELKKKDLLNEF
- the radA gene encoding DNA repair protein RadA, which encodes MAKFSTIFVCRQCGWKTNKWVGRCSGCEEWDSMTEEINESAFTHPLPEYDIENPVSISDIKSVSKLRTHTYIEEFDRILGGGIVAGSAILIGGTPGIGKSTLLLQVCQKFSEQDYLSLYVTGEESTAQIKLRADRLNVTSNNIFLVAENNLNVILEHIRKFKPKLVIIDSVQAVFKPDLESSPGTVSQVRQCANELIQISKKTDSSIFLVGHVTKEGMIAGPKVLEHLVDTVLYFEGEKFMSFRVLRAVKNRYGSTNEIGIFEMCKNGLREVKDPSEIFLSRTHSLSSGAVIISCIEGTRALLVEVQALVTRSSFGMPGRKVTGVDHNRVTMIIAVLEKRTGLLLGGYDIFVNVVGGVKIDEPAADLAIAIAIASSYKDVTIPGNTIIIGELGLGGEVRGVSQFDSRIKEAARLGFENAIIPKDNSKNSSKTESLKMAEVSSLAEAIDKFC
- the ispD gene encoding 2-C-methyl-D-erythritol 4-phosphate cytidylyltransferase, with amino-acid sequence MMEADVSVIMPAAGLSLRMGAGVRKPFIMIGEKPIFFYTLEKFCKLERVKEIIFVVNEKDRSTVIEKWSDALKEYKVTKIVTGGERRMDSIYNGLSHLDPDTEIVLIHDAVRPLVKSGEIEAVIKSAEEKGAAILASPMKLTVKQVNSNLEIIKTIPRHDLWMAQTPQGFKRDLLVNAYDGVKGTNEEFTDDAEVVEKAGHTVGIVSGSYDNIKITTREDLKLAESLLVKC